One window of the Halobacillus litoralis genome contains the following:
- a CDS encoding glycoside hydrolase family 3 protein, translating to MYRSGRWLLILMLALCLMLPHMVQESRVAAAETSGVSDMIILQNVPESDVTVEGDTFTLSALNVYEEGHFKKVEEGIQWLSKNQNVATVDKGGEVTFTGQPGRTWISVSDGVHKDRIALDYKPVRSDKGKGKPEFKPTIKKGKGERYDIISHALENMTVEEKVGQMLMPDFRTWDGEDVTSMLPEIEEQVEEYHLGGVILFRENVVTTEQTAELVSDYQAAAEKFGLLMTIDQEGGIVTRLQSGTDMPGNMALGATRSEEITRNVGRAIGEELSALGINMNLAPVMDVNNNPDNPVIGVRSFGGNPELVGEMGVAYTTGLQETGVAATAKHFPGHGDTAVDSHLGLPEVPYDLERLKEVELYPFQQAMDAGIDAIMTAHITFPEIDDTQVTSQKDGSQIALPATLSEKVLTGLMREDMGYDGVVITDAMNMNAIADHFGAVDAAIRAVNAGTDIVLMPVGLEEVATGLYDAVDEGEVAIETINDSVNRILTLKLNRGIIQSEQPLPVNEKIEQAQQIVGSEAHQQVEKEASEQSITMVKNDGVLPLDRIEEEKVVVIGSSFVGSLGNAIINEHPNTTVIEASSYDQLSEDQMQEIGEADQIIYSTYTYNVWTRSVDHPQMRMMGRIMQETDTPIIGVGIRNPYDIMAYPEVDAYLAQYGFRDSSFEATAATIFGDNNPTGQLPVTIPGGNGELLYEYGTGLSY from the coding sequence ATGTACAGGAGTGGGAGATGGTTGCTCATTTTGATGCTCGCCCTTTGTTTAATGCTGCCTCATATGGTGCAAGAGTCGCGAGTAGCCGCGGCTGAAACATCGGGGGTTTCGGACATGATCATTTTGCAAAATGTCCCGGAGTCGGACGTGACGGTAGAAGGAGATACGTTCACACTTAGTGCCTTGAACGTGTATGAGGAAGGTCATTTCAAAAAAGTGGAGGAAGGGATCCAGTGGTTGTCTAAAAATCAAAATGTTGCCACAGTGGACAAAGGCGGCGAAGTTACGTTCACCGGGCAACCAGGGAGAACATGGATTTCTGTAAGTGACGGTGTTCATAAAGATAGGATTGCCTTAGATTATAAGCCGGTTCGTTCGGACAAAGGCAAGGGGAAACCGGAATTTAAACCGACGATCAAAAAAGGGAAGGGGGAACGGTACGATATTATTTCCCATGCTCTTGAAAACATGACAGTTGAAGAAAAAGTCGGACAAATGCTGATGCCGGACTTCCGTACGTGGGATGGAGAAGACGTAACGAGTATGCTTCCTGAAATCGAAGAACAGGTAGAAGAGTATCATCTCGGCGGAGTTATTTTGTTCCGGGAAAACGTCGTGACGACAGAGCAGACCGCTGAACTGGTTTCAGACTACCAAGCGGCAGCTGAAAAATTTGGTCTTTTAATGACAATTGACCAGGAAGGCGGCATCGTCACGCGCTTGCAATCAGGGACGGATATGCCTGGTAACATGGCCTTAGGCGCTACAAGATCCGAGGAAATCACCCGGAATGTAGGACGAGCGATCGGGGAAGAACTCTCAGCTCTTGGCATCAACATGAACCTTGCGCCTGTGATGGATGTGAACAATAATCCGGACAATCCTGTCATTGGGGTCCGCTCTTTCGGTGGGAACCCCGAGCTGGTAGGAGAAATGGGCGTCGCTTATACGACAGGGCTCCAGGAAACAGGTGTGGCAGCAACGGCTAAACATTTCCCAGGACATGGGGATACAGCGGTCGACTCCCACCTCGGATTGCCAGAAGTCCCTTATGATCTGGAGCGCTTAAAAGAAGTAGAATTATATCCGTTCCAACAAGCGATGGATGCAGGAATCGATGCTATCATGACCGCTCACATCACATTCCCTGAAATTGATGATACACAAGTCACTTCTCAGAAAGACGGATCGCAAATCGCCTTGCCTGCGACTTTGTCTGAAAAAGTACTTACAGGATTGATGCGCGAGGATATGGGATATGATGGAGTGGTCATTACGGATGCTATGAATATGAACGCTATAGCCGACCACTTTGGGGCTGTCGATGCAGCTATTCGCGCTGTTAACGCAGGCACAGACATTGTTCTCATGCCTGTTGGTTTAGAAGAAGTTGCGACTGGCCTGTATGATGCGGTTGACGAAGGTGAAGTGGCGATCGAGACAATCAACGATTCTGTCAATCGTATTCTGACTCTGAAGTTGAATCGCGGTATCATACAATCGGAACAACCATTACCAGTTAATGAAAAAATTGAACAGGCACAGCAAATCGTCGGGTCTGAAGCTCATCAGCAAGTGGAAAAAGAAGCCTCTGAACAATCGATTACAATGGTGAAAAATGATGGCGTATTGCCACTTGATCGCATCGAGGAAGAGAAAGTGGTTGTGATCGGCAGTTCCTTTGTGGGTTCGCTCGGTAATGCCATCATCAATGAACACCCTAATACAACGGTCATCGAAGCTTCTTCCTATGACCAATTATCAGAAGATCAAATGCAAGAGATAGGTGAGGCGGATCAGATCATTTACAGCACCTACACATATAACGTATGGACACGCTCTGTGGATCATCCCCAAATGAGGATGATGGGCCGAATCATGCAAGAGACGGATACACCGATCATCGGTGTCGGTATCCGTAATCCTTATGACATCATGGCCTATCCGGAAGTCGATGCGTACTTGGCACAGTATGGTTTCAGAGACTCGAGTTTTGAAGCGACTGCTGCGACGATATTCGGGGATAACAACCCTACTGGACAACTTCCTGTCACGATTCCAGGGGGAAATGGGGAACTTCTGTATGAGTATGGAACAGGCTTAAGCTATTAA
- a CDS encoding ABC transporter substrate-binding protein — protein MIKKTLALLSFLFVVFVLAGCGANEQKEEQKESQKAPSGDLAPLEEEATVVIAEDGAASGAGFYIAEEKGYFDDYNIDIKFTTFANSDDMLPALAAGEVDIAGGVSTASFFNAIAQGIDVKIIADKGHYYDGNSYFSFVIREDLQGEIKDYADLKGKRIAVSSKNAVDDYIYHRMLDHAGLTEDDVELVLMSDFGNMLAAMGNKSIDAALQIEPLITQGESEGLHVRFGDATDYAPDAQIAMVLGSPSFVEKETDVSLRFMAAYLKGVRDYNDAFLHDDGLDEVIDIMTKHTALKDPEIWKKVGVTGLDPNGEMFVDDIKKQFEMYDANGAISGDIDFNDAVDTSMTEKVLEIIGRYEK, from the coding sequence ATGATAAAGAAAACTTTAGCTTTATTGTCTTTTTTATTTGTTGTTTTTGTTTTAGCGGGATGTGGAGCTAATGAGCAAAAAGAGGAGCAGAAAGAGTCGCAAAAAGCCCCATCCGGTGACCTGGCACCCCTTGAAGAAGAAGCCACCGTCGTCATAGCTGAAGATGGCGCTGCCTCAGGGGCAGGTTTTTATATTGCCGAAGAAAAAGGGTACTTTGATGATTACAACATCGATATCAAGTTCACGACATTCGCTAACAGTGACGACATGCTCCCAGCATTAGCAGCTGGGGAAGTGGATATTGCGGGTGGCGTATCAACCGCTTCCTTTTTCAATGCGATTGCACAAGGCATTGACGTAAAAATCATTGCTGATAAAGGTCACTATTATGACGGTAACTCATACTTCAGTTTTGTTATCCGTGAAGATTTACAAGGTGAAATTAAGGATTACGCGGATTTGAAAGGGAAACGAATCGCTGTTTCTTCTAAAAACGCAGTGGATGACTATATTTATCATCGTATGCTAGACCACGCAGGATTGACGGAAGATGACGTTGAGCTCGTTCTCATGTCTGACTTCGGCAACATGCTCGCAGCTATGGGGAACAAATCAATCGATGCCGCTCTCCAAATTGAACCATTGATCACCCAAGGGGAATCGGAAGGGCTGCATGTGCGTTTTGGGGATGCGACCGATTATGCGCCAGATGCACAAATCGCTATGGTCTTAGGTTCACCTTCGTTCGTTGAAAAAGAAACGGATGTTTCCTTACGTTTCATGGCCGCTTACTTGAAAGGTGTACGTGATTACAACGATGCTTTCCTTCATGATGATGGACTTGACGAGGTTATTGACATCATGACTAAACACACAGCTTTGAAGGATCCTGAGATTTGGAAAAAAGTCGGTGTGACAGGGCTCGACCCGAATGGGGAAATGTTCGTGGATGATATTAAGAAGCAGTTTGAAATGTATGATGCGAACGGAGCGATCAGCGGAGACATTGACTTTAATGATGCCGTGGATACGTCGATGACCGAGAAAGTGTTAGAAATAATCGGTCGTTACGAAAAATAG
- a CDS encoding ABC transporter ATP-binding protein translates to MDPKISINDLTKVFYKKESRVTALEGISLDIADGEFVCLVGPSGCGKTTLLRILAELEKPSSGTFEIARSQADRPLQSMVFQERGVIPWLTVEGNVSFGLKMRHLPHNEIKQRTSYYLEKVGLDRFAELYPKELSGGMKQRVSIARAFANDPEILLMDEPFAALDEQNKFILQEELLNIWSETKKTVLFITHSIDEALLLSDRILLMSSQPGKIIDEKRINLPRPRNMEQVRADPVMAEQFVEIWNHLQDEVQRSRN, encoded by the coding sequence ATGGATCCGAAAATATCAATCAATGATTTGACGAAAGTTTTTTATAAAAAAGAAAGTCGAGTCACAGCGCTTGAAGGGATCTCGCTTGATATTGCCGATGGAGAGTTCGTTTGTCTCGTTGGACCGAGTGGATGCGGGAAGACGACATTGCTCCGCATACTAGCAGAATTAGAGAAACCGAGTTCTGGAACATTCGAGATAGCCCGCAGCCAAGCAGACCGCCCGCTCCAATCAATGGTCTTCCAAGAACGTGGAGTCATTCCATGGTTGACTGTTGAAGGGAATGTGAGCTTTGGCTTGAAGATGAGGCATTTGCCACATAATGAAATCAAGCAGCGTACGTCTTATTATTTGGAAAAAGTCGGCCTCGATCGCTTTGCTGAATTGTATCCGAAAGAGTTGTCCGGTGGGATGAAACAGCGAGTCAGTATCGCGCGCGCTTTTGCCAACGATCCGGAAATCTTGCTGATGGATGAACCATTCGCTGCTCTTGATGAACAGAATAAATTCATTTTGCAGGAAGAACTGCTCAATATTTGGTCAGAAACGAAGAAAACTGTGTTATTCATTACTCATAGCATAGATGAAGCCCTCCTACTTAGTGATCGTATCCTGTTAATGAGCTCCCAACCAGGGAAAATCATTGATGAAAAACGCATCAACCTGCCACGGCCAAGGAACATGGAACAAGTTCGTGCAGATCCTGTTATGGCAGAACAATTTGTGGAGATTTGGAATCACCTTCAAGACGAAGTGCAACGATCAAGAAATTAG
- a CDS encoding ABC transporter permease — translation MKERERELVHDPLLIEKKEWKKRQLQHRFKQVLTISSPIFILLLWEFLSRTGLIDARFFPPPSEIVGTFWAMGMSGELFGHIGISLYRIFAGFLLGVIPAIVLGLLMGLYSPVRHFLSPLVMALMPIPTLALLPIIIILFGVGEVSKIVTIAGSVFFPVIINTVAGVINIDRIYLDVAKNYGADSKQFFFKIALPGSLPVMLEGIQMGQAIALLTIVAAEMMGANSGIGYLIWTSYKAFLLKEMYVGLVLISFFGYLFSLMLRGLQAKLLPWR, via the coding sequence ATGAAAGAGCGTGAAAGGGAACTTGTTCACGATCCTTTACTAATTGAAAAAAAGGAATGGAAAAAAAGGCAGCTTCAACACCGGTTCAAACAAGTGTTGACCATTTCATCGCCAATCTTCATTTTATTGCTGTGGGAATTTTTATCACGCACGGGGTTGATTGACGCGCGTTTCTTCCCGCCACCGTCAGAGATTGTCGGTACCTTCTGGGCGATGGGAATGAGCGGCGAGTTGTTCGGTCATATCGGCATTTCGCTTTACCGTATTTTTGCAGGGTTTTTGCTTGGTGTGATTCCGGCGATTGTCCTCGGATTACTGATGGGGCTCTACTCACCAGTACGACACTTCTTATCGCCTCTTGTTATGGCCTTGATGCCAATTCCGACGCTTGCCTTATTGCCAATCATCATCATTTTATTTGGTGTCGGAGAAGTTTCCAAAATTGTCACCATTGCAGGAAGTGTATTTTTTCCCGTTATCATCAACACCGTTGCAGGAGTAATCAATATCGACCGGATTTATTTGGATGTTGCCAAAAATTACGGCGCCGATTCTAAGCAATTCTTTTTCAAGATAGCTCTGCCGGGCTCACTCCCTGTCATGTTGGAAGGGATTCAAATGGGGCAGGCAATTGCCTTACTCACTATTGTCGCAGCAGAAATGATGGGGGCGAACTCAGGAATAGGATACTTGATTTGGACCTCCTACAAAGCCTTCTTATTGAAAGAGATGTACGTCGGCCTTGTGCTCATATCTTTCTTTGGGTACCTGTTTTCCTTGATGCTGAGAGGTTTGCAAGCTAAGTTACTGCCGTGGCGGTAA
- a CDS encoding PadR family transcriptional regulator gives MDREIMKGSIDILMLNLVNRHDMYGYEIVKHLREESDQLYNMSEGTLYPALKRLEKKEWLTSYWTETTHGRRKYYKITDEGRKILLQKLEEWKSVNDLITKTTGDFT, from the coding sequence ATGGACCGGGAAATCATGAAAGGAAGCATTGATATCCTTATGCTCAATCTTGTCAACAGACACGATATGTACGGTTACGAAATCGTGAAGCATTTGAGAGAAGAAAGTGACCAATTGTATAACATGAGCGAAGGGACGCTTTATCCCGCACTTAAACGTTTGGAAAAAAAAGAATGGCTTACTTCTTATTGGACAGAAACTACACATGGGCGGAGAAAATATTACAAAATCACAGATGAAGGACGTAAAATCCTACTCCAAAAACTGGAGGAATGGAAGAGTGTGAACGATCTGATCACAAAAACGACAGGTGATTTCACATGA
- a CDS encoding permease prefix domain 1-containing protein, with translation MKKFEKHVNQILNQMQSPPEEREEIKEELLTHLEAAKQNYITHGEKEKTAEKLAIQDFGAPAMVGDGLQETLYPFQRGLLYGIGVATLLLGVFLHLNMAFSFGEPEPIWLFTQLVFGSLVTLAAMNISWMGRHFWSVNVIVFLTAIWNGFNLVIVTQFFSLQVILFMTYIFILVLLCLIFIGRNSYFASEKTNAAPKEKTITKISHILNIIFGVIICIAALLMVWGMLVFTGFTWRSLLPISVIIAWLIFYKFQMVLIGKRPILAIFTGLLFMGAVAISPFTILKVFM, from the coding sequence ATGAAAAAATTTGAAAAGCATGTTAATCAGATTTTAAACCAGATGCAAAGCCCACCTGAAGAGCGCGAAGAAATCAAAGAAGAACTGTTAACCCATCTTGAAGCAGCCAAACAAAACTACATAACCCATGGAGAGAAAGAGAAAACTGCTGAAAAGCTCGCAATCCAAGATTTCGGGGCTCCTGCTATGGTCGGCGATGGATTACAGGAGACTCTTTATCCTTTTCAGCGGGGACTTCTTTATGGCATCGGGGTTGCAACCCTTTTATTAGGGGTGTTCCTGCATCTGAACATGGCCTTTTCATTCGGTGAACCTGAACCGATTTGGCTATTTACCCAACTCGTCTTTGGGAGTCTGGTCACTTTAGCTGCAATGAATATATCCTGGATGGGGAGACACTTCTGGTCTGTTAATGTCATCGTCTTCTTAACAGCGATATGGAATGGCTTTAACCTTGTAATCGTTACACAGTTCTTTTCCCTACAAGTCATCTTGTTCATGACTTATATATTTATCCTTGTACTTTTGTGCTTAATTTTCATCGGTCGTAACTCCTACTTCGCATCAGAAAAGACAAACGCCGCTCCAAAGGAAAAAACAATAACGAAGATCAGTCATATTCTCAATATTATTTTTGGCGTAATAATCTGTATCGCAGCACTATTAATGGTGTGGGGGATGTTAGTATTCACAGGTTTTACATGGAGAAGCTTGCTTCCGATTAGTGTGATCATCGCCTGGCTCATTTTCTATAAATTTCAAATGGTACTGATCGGCAAACGTCCGATTTTGGCTATTTTTACCGGGTTGTTGTTCATGGGCGCTGTAGCCATCTCTCCATTTACCATCTTAAAAGTATTTATGTAA
- a CDS encoding PD40 domain-containing protein codes for MIFLREWDGEEHLYKQLMLYEDGKARSLLDKNEYVPFAEFAPDGEHLYFVKNSKYTETSNNRTQPNGFDIYKMNLGTEDIEQITNMNTVSISSLQVIEDGEKLMYSTSYETSSIEILDLSTGETKTILPESTDYSKAQSPSLSAPRLSPNGEMIAFADVASKSKNGTFQYEIFTMDTEGENISQVTNFSDYAGKPLFFQESNKLFITVDRNFAGRQPDYEYWVVERDGTNRKQVIIEIPDHEEETS; via the coding sequence TTGATTTTCCTGCGCGAATGGGACGGGGAAGAGCATTTATATAAACAACTGATGCTTTATGAAGACGGTAAAGCTCGCTCTCTCCTTGATAAAAATGAATATGTACCTTTCGCAGAATTCGCTCCTGATGGAGAACACTTGTATTTTGTAAAAAACAGCAAGTATACCGAAACTTCCAACAATCGAACACAACCAAACGGTTTCGATATTTATAAAATGAACCTGGGTACAGAGGATATAGAACAAATTACGAACATGAATACCGTGTCGATTTCTTCTCTGCAAGTCATCGAAGACGGAGAAAAACTAATGTACAGCACTAGCTACGAAACTTCCAGCATTGAAATTCTCGACCTGAGCACAGGTGAAACAAAAACTATTCTTCCTGAGTCCACAGACTATTCAAAAGCTCAAAGCCCGTCGTTGTCGGCACCAAGATTATCTCCAAATGGAGAAATGATTGCCTTTGCAGATGTCGCATCAAAATCAAAGAATGGAACGTTTCAATATGAAATTTTCACTATGGATACAGAAGGGGAAAATATTTCACAAGTAACCAATTTCTCTGACTATGCCGGCAAGCCGCTTTTCTTTCAAGAGTCCAATAAACTATTCATAACCGTCGATCGCAACTTCGCTGGTAGACAACCAGATTACGAGTATTGGGTGGTTGAGCGTGATGGAACAAATAGAAAGCAGGTCATAATAGAAATTCCTGACCATGAGGAAGAAACTTCCTGA
- a CDS encoding ABC transporter ATP-binding protein: MKAIECKSLTKTYRRKKALSDFTVSIDENKIVGLVGRNGAGKTTFMKILAGLLKEQSGSVEVYGRRPFNDLFVSANTIYIDDEMNFPAPLTLKEILEEGRRFYHNWDHELAGRLFKYFGFHPKQRHNELSKGYESTFNMIIGLASRSPLTIFDEPTTGMDAAVRKDFYRALLKDYLAHPRTILLSTHHLEEMEDVLEEIVLIDKGELYWQMSMDELKEYSIGLAGKRDVLEPWVQNQEVFYTRETGVDDRYMVVENTFNEYERQQMQLAGIGLSAVSASDLCVYVTDEKGRKGGVDDVFDRSPDR; this comes from the coding sequence ATGAAGGCAATCGAATGTAAGAGTTTAACGAAAACTTATCGGAGGAAAAAAGCGCTCAGCGACTTTACTGTTTCGATCGACGAAAATAAAATTGTCGGCCTGGTCGGACGCAATGGGGCAGGAAAGACGACTTTCATGAAAATTTTAGCAGGGCTATTGAAAGAACAGTCCGGTAGTGTAGAGGTGTATGGAAGGAGACCGTTCAACGATTTGTTTGTCTCAGCCAACACGATCTATATTGATGATGAGATGAATTTCCCTGCCCCACTCACCTTGAAAGAAATACTAGAAGAGGGGCGGCGCTTTTACCACAATTGGGATCACGAACTTGCCGGACGCTTATTCAAATACTTCGGGTTTCATCCGAAGCAGCGTCATAATGAATTGTCTAAAGGGTATGAAAGCACGTTTAACATGATTATTGGGCTGGCCTCACGTTCGCCATTGACAATCTTCGATGAGCCTACGACCGGTATGGACGCTGCGGTGAGGAAAGATTTTTACCGTGCCTTGTTGAAGGATTATTTGGCACACCCACGTACAATCCTCTTATCGACTCATCATTTAGAAGAAATGGAAGATGTTCTGGAAGAAATCGTACTTATCGATAAAGGGGAACTCTATTGGCAAATGTCGATGGATGAGCTGAAAGAGTACAGTATTGGTCTTGCAGGCAAGAGGGATGTACTGGAGCCTTGGGTTCAGAATCAGGAAGTTTTTTATACTCGGGAAACAGGCGTGGATGATCGGTATATGGTTGTTGAGAATACGTTTAATGAATATGAACGGCAGCAAATGCAGCTGGCGGGCATCGGTTTGTCAGCCGTATCAGCAAGTGATTTGTGTGTCTATGTGACTGATGAAAAAGGGAGAAAAGGAGGTGTGGACGATGTCTTTGATCGAAGTCCAGACCGCTGA
- a CDS encoding GntR family transcriptional regulator has product MILDTDGMKPIYIQIAEWMESEILHDNFRQDEKVHSQYKLADMYNINPATAAKGLTKLAEEGILYDKRGIGKFVSHAAKSIILDKRKNQTLKKKINDLITEAGHLEMSEEEVVGLVREAWKGEE; this is encoded by the coding sequence GTGATCCTCGATACAGATGGCATGAAACCGATCTATATCCAAATAGCAGAATGGATGGAGAGTGAGATTCTGCACGATAATTTCAGGCAGGATGAGAAAGTTCATTCCCAATACAAGCTCGCCGATATGTACAACATTAATCCAGCGACAGCGGCCAAGGGTCTGACTAAGCTTGCAGAAGAGGGCATCCTTTATGACAAGCGCGGGATTGGTAAGTTCGTTTCTCACGCTGCGAAATCTATCATCTTGGATAAACGGAAAAATCAAACCTTGAAAAAAAAGATTAATGATCTCATTACTGAAGCGGGTCACCTTGAGATGTCCGAAGAAGAGGTTGTCGGGCTCGTTCGGGAAGCTTGGAAGGGAGAAGAGTGA